ACAATGAGGCTATGTTCAAGGTATATATTTACTACATATACCTGTCTCGTCTTGGCATTTGACACCAACTTTAAATAGTTGACGTCAAGCCAAGAGCTTATTGTAGAATCTGCTCGATCTTTTACGGAATCATCTCAACTTAAAGATAGTGGAACTGAAAACATTTGCAAGCAGGTAGTATGTAAAGATATTTATCAATTTATACCATACTTCATATCGGAATTGGtgataaatttcttgaaaaataaagaaaaggaaattatAAAACATGCAAGTACGTAATAGTGCACGCATGCATGTAATTATCTATTTTCAAACTGCTGATGAGTCCTCCTTTTGCTTGGCGTTCTTTTTCAGGGTTTGGACTTGGTGATCGCGGAGGCTAAGAAGAATGGAGTGTATCTGATACTGAGTTTGGTGAATAACTACGCAGACTTTGGAGGGAGGAAGCAGTATGTTCAGTGGGCAAAGGACAAGGGACAGTACTTGGGTTCCGATGATGACTTCTATTCGAACGATGTCGTCAAAGGATTATACAAGGATCATGTGAAGGTGACTATGAGATCCTACCTTTTTCCCATGCACGCTATCATGCCTTTCTGCTTGCACCTAAGTGCTGACTCAAACACTTCACTTTCTTCTGCCATTTTGTAGTAGTAGATATATGGTAGAAATAGTTGGTTGAAGCTTGGGCATTATCCTAACATCTAGTACTTTTGTATTGTTTGATCTAGACGGTTCTTACGAGGGTGAACACGATAACGGGAGTGGCATATAAGGATGATCCCATCATCTTTTCATGGGAACTCATCAATGAACCACGATGCCAAAGTGACCTCTCTGGCAAAACTCTCCAGGTTCATAACCCTAGTTCATTCTTTTCTACTAAACTAATTTCGATATTCTTGTTATGCTATTGTTGCCTTAAATCTCATTTAGTTGCAGTTACAATTAAGCGCTCAAGCTATAGGAAGACGTAGTCTAAAATTAGCTCTATGAAGCAAAAATTAAAGCCAAacttccatatttttttttgtgtgacaGGCTTGGGTCACAGAGATGGCTGCTTATGTTAAATCCATAGATAGCAATCACATGCTTGAAGTTGGGTTGGAAGGGTTCTATGGGGAATCTAGGCCTGAAAGGAAGCAATTCAACCCTGGCTATGAGGTCGGCACCGATTTCATCGCTAATAATATGGTCCCTGAAATTGACTTTGCCACCATCCATGCCTACCCTGATCAATGGTAAGCCAGGTCTCTCTGATTGCTAACTCCTGTTACGATTTAATTAGCAGAAAGAGTTTATACATGTGATTGAGTAGTATAAATTTCTGAACTGAAACTGTGCATCATAATTTATAAGCAAGCAATTCTTTTCACCAGCCCATTAAGTTCAAAGTTGCAAGCTGTTCATGGTCATGAGTCCATCAACCAGCAACAGAATTCATGGAGGGAGCAAGTAGTCCATCAAATAAcactcgttttttttttttattcaggaTTTCAGGTTCAAATGAGGCCCAAATGGCATTCCTCAAGAGTTGGGTTCAATCACATACTGATGATGCTGGTGCATTCCTTGGAAAGCCACTTATGATCACAGAATTTGGCAAGTGCTCCAAGACTTCAGGGTACACCGTAGGCGAAAGGGATGCCTTGTTCTCGGATGTGTACGGTGAGATCTACGGCTCAGCCAGAGCCGGGGGCCCGTGTGCAGGTGGGCTCTTCTGGCAGGTGTTGGCCCCAGGGATGGATAACTTTGGAGATGGCTATGAGATCATATTTTCAGAATGCCCCTCGACGACGAGTATCATTGCCCAGCAATCCCACAGGATATCGAGCCTTTAATTAGATCCTAAATAGAGATGAAGAAATAAAGGAGTCTAagtattaaagatatatatgaaCTTTATTTGTCCTTATATAGAGACTAAATATATGGTCTCAGTAGAAAATATATGGTC
Above is a genomic segment from Phoenix dactylifera cultivar Barhee BC4 chromosome 2, palm_55x_up_171113_PBpolish2nd_filt_p, whole genome shotgun sequence containing:
- the LOC120110011 gene encoding putative mannan endo-1,4-beta-mannosidase 9; this translates as MKCFLSSSSSSSSSFSFARTTGTHFVVDGRPFHSNGFNAYWLMLKASDPAERGKVSTVLQQASAYGMRVVRTWAFSDGGNSPLQYSPGSYNEAMFKGLDLVIAEAKKNGVYLILSLVNNYADFGGRKQYVQWAKDKGQYLGSDDDFYSNDVVKGLYKDHVKTVLTRVNTITGVAYKDDPIIFSWELINEPRCQSDLSGKTLQAWVTEMAAYVKSIDSNHMLEVGLEGFYGESRPERKQFNPGYEVGTDFIANNMVPEIDFATIHAYPDQWISGSNEAQMAFLKSWVQSHTDDAGAFLGKPLMITEFGKCSKTSGYTVGERDALFSDVYGEIYGSARAGGPCAGGLFWQVLAPGMDNFGDGYEIIFSECPSTTSIIAQQSHRISSL